A DNA window from Trichomycterus rosablanca isolate fTriRos1 chromosome 11, fTriRos1.hap1, whole genome shotgun sequence contains the following coding sequences:
- the ces3 gene encoding carboxylesterase 3: MGGLLLVLCLTIAAVSAAPTETDSGPVVALKLGSVHGQYITVKGSDKVVEQYLAIPFAQPPLGPLRLAAPQPAEPWEGVRDATKHPNICLQDIDSMHSVSEIMAFNFTTTAVSEDCLYLNVYTPSQRSAAEKLPVMFWIHGGGLHMGGATEYDGSVLAAYENIVVVVIQYRLGFLGFFSTGDKHAQGNWGFLDQIEALKWVQQNIESFGGDPQSVTIAGESAGGISASMLTLSPLAKGLFQRALFQSGTATLGTYSTKHPMVTGRMVANVTECDSSSTELLVKCLRGKTKDDIIKAIKKKQIFLGATVDGEFLTGVPEEVLKSKDFQKVPVLLGVTNHEFGWILPLTFAPPGWEKGMDRQSVTAVMAKFFPQGVSGSNDLLMNEYLKDAKTPEDIRDGFTEMVGDLFMVLPIIKEAGYHRDAGAHVYMYEFQHRPSVFKDLRPSFVKADHADDVGFVFGACFWMGHIKVIGTTTEEENQLCKTVMKYWANFVRTGSPNGPGLVHWPAYDESNKYMKLGLEQTEGQGLKQDKVDFLNVELPRKIASLHTT; encoded by the exons ATGGGAGGACTACTGCTTGTCCTGTGCTTGACGATTGCTGCTGTATCTGCGGCACCTACAGAGACAG ACTCTGGCCCTGTTGTCGCTTTGAAGCTGGGCAGTGTCCATGGCCAGTACATTACAGTGAAAGGCTCAGACAAAGTAGTGGAACAGTATCTGGCCATTCCTTTTGCTCAGCCACCCTTGGGACCTCTGCGTTTGGCTGCACCCCAACCTGCTGAACCATGGGAGGGAGTGAGAGATGCCACAAAGCACCCTAATAT ATGTCTTCAGGATATTGACAGCATGCACTCTGTGTCAGAAATCATGGCCTTTAATTTCACAACCACTGCTGTCTCAGAAGACTGTCTGTACCTGAATGTGTACACTCCCTCTCAGCGCTCAGCAGCAGAAAAATTACCT GTCATGTTCTGGATTCATGGAGGAGGTCTGCATATGGGTGGAGCCACTGAGTATGATGGATCTGTACTGGCAGCCTATGAGAACATAGTTGTCGTTGTTATTCAGTACAGACTTGGTTTTCTTGGTTTCTTCAG CACTGGAGATAAGCACGCCCAAGGAAACTGGGGCTTCCTGGACCAGATAGAAGCTCTAAAGTGGGTGCAGCAGAACATTGAGAGTTTTGGTGGAGATCCCCAGTCGGTCACTATTGCTGGGGAATCTGCAGGAGGAATCAGTGCCTCCATGCTG ACCCTGTCTCCACTAGCTAAAGGACTATTTCAACGAGCCCTCTTTCAGAGTGGGACTGCAACTTTGGGAACTTACTCAACCAAACACCCTATGGTCACTGGCAGG ATGGTAGCAAATGTCACAGAGTGTGATAGCAGCTCTACGGAACTGTTGGTCAAATGTTTGAGAGGAAAGACAAAAGACGATATCATAAAAGCAATCAAAAAG AAACAAATCTTCCTTGGAGCAACAGTGGATGGGGAATTTCTTACAGGTGTGCCGGAGGAGGTTTTAAAGAGCAAAGATTTTCAAAAAGTTCCAGTTCTTTTAGGCGTAACAAACCATGAATTCGGGTGGATTCTACCTCTA ACCTTTGCTCCTCCAGGATGGGAAAAAGGAATGGATAGACAGTCGGTTACTGCAGTTATGGCCAAGTTTTTCCCACAGGGG GTCTCCGGATCCAATGACCTTTTGATGAATGAATATCTAAAAGATGCCAAAACTCCAGAAGACATTCGAGATGGCTTTACTGAGATGGTGGGAGATCTTTTCATGGTGTTACCCATCATAAAAGAAGCTGGTTATCATAGAG ATGCTGGAGCACATGTGTACATGTATGAGTTTCAGCACCGTCCCAGTGTTTTTAAAGATCTCAGACCCAGCTTTGTAAAGGCTGATCATGCAGATGATGTTGGGTTTGTATTTGGAGCTTGCTTTTGGATGGGCCATATCAAAGTGATAG GCACAACAACTGAGGAGGAGAATCAACTGTGTAAAACTGTAATGAAATACTGGGCCAACTTTGTTCGTACAGG CTCACCCAATGGACCCGGTCTGGTACACTGGCCTGCCTATGACGAATCTAATAAATATATGAAACTTGGTTTGGAGCAGACAGAAGGACAAGGGCTCAAACAGGACAAGGTGGACTTTTTAAATGTTGAGCTGCCTCGGAAGATCGCTTCACTGCACACAACCTAA
- the kiaa0513 gene encoding uncharacterized protein KIAA0513 homolog isoform X2, which produces MASLIKMEPPAVENLLNCNPPSSTAIDQPDLFSAEPLAPELANVGSSQNQELPEPRQNGAEGAEVSDATESADSENEVTDSPSHCSSSRRSSSSSSHSIEDADVTERREFMKAYVEKMFHGREDFDQEEKARFGQLCSGENGKGREWFAKYVSVQRCHSKCVSEQTFYRLVQSFAVVLFECYEMDDYSPAKHLMTMCFTYYYIGKTQLSPTELFEKPSAGLDLCLRNGKVWLSGKKDVAEKLLKNTSAKTDMKSFFSGLESKLRGPSAGKNEQTESPTEDKHKDPASSPTSPEKKKGEKIYLYTHLKQQPIWHTLRFWNAAFFDAVNCERNKRSPTTSLFGSWG; this is translated from the exons ATGGCCTCTTTAATAAAAATGGAGCCTCCTGCAGTGGAAAACCTTCTAAACTGTAATCCACCCTCCAGCACAGCTATCGACCAGCCGGACCTTTTTTCTGCCGAGCCTCTTGCACCAGAACTTGCGAATGTGGGATCTTCCCAGAACCAAGAGCTCCCAGAACCCAGACAGAATGGAGCAGAGGGTGCAGAGGTCAGCGATGCTACGGAGTCGGCGGACAGCGAGAATGAAGTCACTGATTCCCCCTCTCACTGCTCCAGCTCCCGCCGCTCATCTTCCTCGTCCAGTCACAGCATCGAAGATGCAGATGTTACCGAAAGACGGGAATTCATGAAAGCCTATGTAGAGAAGATGTTCCATGGAAG GGAGGACTTTGACCAGGAGGAGAAGGCGCGTTTCGGCCAGTTATGCAGTGGAGAAAATGGCAAAGGAAGGGAGTGGTTCGCAAAATACGTCAGTGTTCAG CGCTGCCATTCCAAGTGTGTGAGTGAACAGACGTTTTATCGTCTGGTCCAGTCCTTTGCAGTCGTCTTGTTTGA ATGTTATGAGATGGATGACTACAGCCCTGCCAAGCACTTAATGACCATGTGCTTCACATATTATTACATCG GGAAAACACAGCTGTCACCCACAGAGCTCTTTGAGAAGCCCAGCGCGGGTTTAGACTTGTGCCTGCGCAACGGGAAGGTCTGGCTCTCAGGCAAGAAGGACGTCGCTGAGAAACTTCTGAAAAATACATCAGCAAAGACGGACATGAAGAGCTTTTTTAGCGGATTGGAGAGTAAACTCAGAGGCCCGTCTGCCGGCAAGAATGA GCAGACAGAGTCTCCAACAGAAGACAAGCATAAAGATCCAG CATCCTCACCCACATCACCCGAGAAGAAGAAAGGAGAGAAGATTTACCTGTATACACATCTGAAACAGCAACCAATCTG gcACACGTTGAGATTTTGGAATGCTGCGTTCTTTGATGCTGTAAACTGTGAAAGGAACAAGAGGTCCCCCACCACCAG cttgtttggaagctggggttag
- the kiaa0513 gene encoding uncharacterized protein KIAA0513 homolog isoform X1, which produces MASLIKMEPPAVENLLNCNPPSSTAIDQPDLFSAEPLAPELANVGSSQNQELPEPRQNGAEGAEVSDATESADSENEVTDSPSHCSSSRRSSSSSSHSIEDADVTERREFMKAYVEKMFHGREDFDQEEKARFGQLCSGENGKGREWFAKYVSVQRCHSKCVSEQTFYRLVQSFAVVLFECYEMDDYSPAKHLMTMCFTYYYIGKTQLSPTELFEKPSAGLDLCLRNGKVWLSGKKDVAEKLLKNTSAKTDMKSFFSGLESKLRGPSAGKNEQTESPTEDKHKDPASSPTSPEKKKGEKIYLYTHLKQQPIWHTLRFWNAAFFDAVNCERNKRSPTTREKWCHMTQEEKDDSSKIEENITFGQLGTFTHNMLAFGLSKKLCNDFLKKQAVIGHLNEEQYKLLCDHIEQMAVE; this is translated from the exons ATGGCCTCTTTAATAAAAATGGAGCCTCCTGCAGTGGAAAACCTTCTAAACTGTAATCCACCCTCCAGCACAGCTATCGACCAGCCGGACCTTTTTTCTGCCGAGCCTCTTGCACCAGAACTTGCGAATGTGGGATCTTCCCAGAACCAAGAGCTCCCAGAACCCAGACAGAATGGAGCAGAGGGTGCAGAGGTCAGCGATGCTACGGAGTCGGCGGACAGCGAGAATGAAGTCACTGATTCCCCCTCTCACTGCTCCAGCTCCCGCCGCTCATCTTCCTCGTCCAGTCACAGCATCGAAGATGCAGATGTTACCGAAAGACGGGAATTCATGAAAGCCTATGTAGAGAAGATGTTCCATGGAAG GGAGGACTTTGACCAGGAGGAGAAGGCGCGTTTCGGCCAGTTATGCAGTGGAGAAAATGGCAAAGGAAGGGAGTGGTTCGCAAAATACGTCAGTGTTCAG CGCTGCCATTCCAAGTGTGTGAGTGAACAGACGTTTTATCGTCTGGTCCAGTCCTTTGCAGTCGTCTTGTTTGA ATGTTATGAGATGGATGACTACAGCCCTGCCAAGCACTTAATGACCATGTGCTTCACATATTATTACATCG GGAAAACACAGCTGTCACCCACAGAGCTCTTTGAGAAGCCCAGCGCGGGTTTAGACTTGTGCCTGCGCAACGGGAAGGTCTGGCTCTCAGGCAAGAAGGACGTCGCTGAGAAACTTCTGAAAAATACATCAGCAAAGACGGACATGAAGAGCTTTTTTAGCGGATTGGAGAGTAAACTCAGAGGCCCGTCTGCCGGCAAGAATGA GCAGACAGAGTCTCCAACAGAAGACAAGCATAAAGATCCAG CATCCTCACCCACATCACCCGAGAAGAAGAAAGGAGAGAAGATTTACCTGTATACACATCTGAAACAGCAACCAATCTG gcACACGTTGAGATTTTGGAATGCTGCGTTCTTTGATGCTGTAAACTGTGAAAGGAACAAGAGGTCCCCCACCACCAG GGAAAAGTGGTGTCACATGACTCAGGAAGAAAAAGATGACAGTTCCAAAATTGAAGAAAACATTACTTTTGGACAGCTAGG gACATTCACCCATAATATGCTGGCCTTTGGTCTGAGTAAGAAACTCTGCAATGACTTCCTGAAAAAACAAGCCGTTATTGGACATTTAAATGAAG AACAATATAAGTTGCTGTGTGACCATATTGAACAAATGGCGGTGGAGTGA